The window ATTTCACTTAAGCAAGGATTAGGGCTAGTACGCGTTTCGCCTTGCTGGTACTGCAGAAAATAGTACTTTGCAGCAAGCAATCTAGGAACTTTTTGAACGGCCCAGCTATGGATTTCTTTGGCAATGATAGCCTGGTAGACACTGCTGAGACAGATTTCACTTAATGATTTAGCAAGCTGGTAGAGAATTTCATTTTCCCTATTTTGAATGGCATAAAGAAGTTTAGCTTGCACGAGCTTATCAGCAATCGATTGCAAAGGGTGAAGAGGCATTTGCAGGTCGTTAGCAATCGATTCTAATTGTGCAGGAAAGAGCCCTTTTTGCACATTTTCTGCACAAACCATGCAAAGATACAAGGCGATTTCTACCTCATTAGCTGGTTGCTTGTCGGATGTATTTAAATACCCCGTTGTTGAAAAATGGTAGCTAATTTCCCCTCCGATTAATGTAATCATCCAACTTAACTGTAGCCAGATCAAAAATAGGGGGATAGCAGCAAAACTACCATAGATAGCATTATAGCTTGTCACATAAACTTGAAAGTGGATGTATGTCCATTGTACAATCTGAAATAAGGTTCCTGAAACGACGCCTGCAACAAGGCTTGAGGTGAGGGGAATATTTTTATTCGTCATAAAATAGTAGACTAAACTGAACAATATCCAACTCAAACAAAAGATGATCGCATAGTAACCTAAGTAAATAACTGGTCTGACCCTATCGTAAAATCCTATATCAGAAGTATATTTCACAACTTTTGCCACAATAAAGATAGTAAGGCTGCTAGAAGCGACAAAAATAATGGGTGTGAGAATAAGAACGGCAAGATAGTCGGGGATTCTTCGCTCCCAGGGTCTCATCGCTCCAATTTTCCAAATTTCATTGAGAACATTTTCTAAATTACCGAGAAGGCCAAAGGAAGTCCAAAACAATGTGATGACGCCGATGCCTGCAATAAGGCTTCCGTGTGCATGATCTAATGTTGAATTGGCAAAATCGATCATCTTCTGAGCAAAATCTGGTTGTTGATAAAAATTCTCCCGCAGCTGTTCCTCTAAAATTTTTTCAAAACCAAACCCTTTGGCAACGCCAAAAGCCACAGCTAAGACAGGAACAATGGCTAAAAGCGTGTAATAACTTAGGGCAGAAGCTTTGCCATAGCAATTATCTGAAATAAATCCTGCTCCAGCAGCGCGTAGGGAACTGAAGAACCGATAAAAAAAGTTTCTAATCATAGAATTTGCATTAATCACTTTATTCAGGTAAAAAAGAAGTTTTTTAATCTATAAGGAAACGGGATGTTAAAATTTCGCGCAAGCACTCTTATCGCTTTTTCAGGATTAGTTTGGTTTGGAGCCGGCCTCTACCTACTAACCCTCGGATTAAATTTCCTTCTGGAAAGTGATAACTTAGCCAATTCAGGACAACAAGTAGGCCCTCTGCTTTCCTTGCTGTCTCCAATAGCCACCTATGATCAAGGTACCCTGCTGATCGTTACTTTAGGCCTTGCGATAGGTTTTATAAAAGGAAAATTTATATTTGCTAAAACTGTGCGTCAAACTGTTGAAAGAATTGTAAGTTTTAGACCTCCTATTCCTTTGACTAAAATGTATTCTATAAAGTACTGCATGTTATTAGCAGGAATGATGCTTTTAGGAATGACCTTTAAATTTTTAGGCTTTTCCTATGATGTGCGTGGTCTTATCGATGTTGCTATTGGCTCGGCTCTCATCAACGGCTCTATGCTCTATTTTCGACAAGTGCTTATTACAAAAAATCAGGAAGCTGGTTCTTACTTGTGATACCTTGAGCCTTTTTGCAGTTCAATGGCTCGATAAATTTGTTCAACGAGAATTAAGCGGCAAATTTGATGGGTGAAGGTCATTCTTGAGAAGCTGATTAATGGGTGCTTTTTAAGACTTTCAGGAAGCCCTTCAGCTCCGCCAATGACAAAGGACAATTTGGAACCCCCTCTCTCTAGCGAAGTGATTAGAACTTGAGAGAATTCTTCGCTGCTCAGTAGTCTTCCTTGAGGATCGAGGCAAATCAGGACATTTTCTTTCGATGCCTGAATTTCTAGTTGAGTGTCGTTCTTAAAAAGAAGAAAATCAATAGTCAGCACGGGACTCAGGCGTTTAAGGTATTCTTGCAGAGCATCCTCTAACCATTTTTCTTTCGTTTTCCCGATCGATAGAATTCTGATTTTTAACACTTTTCCCTAATCACTTTACTGTTACTATTTGAATAAACTTTTTTTCAGACAACACTTTAACAAAACCCTGATATAAAAGTAATAAATGAAAACTTGCCAATCGGCTGCTTTTGACACTTAGCGAATTTTAATTGCCAAGCACGATCAAAAAGGGGAGTTTAAGGAAGATTTAAGCGATGGGGTGAGGTTGATGTTTTCTAAATGAATAATCTTTTAGAAATTCTATGAGGGAACTTTTGCAGGGAATCGAAAAGTTTCTAAATTAGGAAAACGTTTATTTATAAACTTAAGAAACAAACCGCCGAGCAATTAAAGTGTTAAAAAAAATATTATGAAAGGTTATTCAAAGCTTTGCTTCCTGGCTCGATCCAGATGGCGTTTTTCTTCTCTATCCTGAATAGATTGCCGTTTATCAAAGGTCTTTTTCCCTTTAGCTATGGCAATTTTTGCTTTAACGCGTCCATTTTTTAGATAGAGCGAGAGGGGAATCAATGAGTAGCCTTTCCCTTGTTGTGCTGAATGCAGTTGGTTGAGTTCTCTTTTGTGCAAAAGAAGCTTGCGTTCTCTTCGCTCCTCGTGATTATAAATATTACCAAAGCGGTAAGGCGCAATGCTTGAAGCCACGAGCCAAGCCTCAGTGCCTTCGACTCTAATCCAAGCATCCTGTAAATTGCCCCCATGGTCTCTGAGCGATTTGATTTCTGTTCCTTTTAACACAAGGCCGGCTTCTAGCGTTTCCAAAATGTCGTAGTTAAAACTAGCTTTTTTATTGGAGACTAATTCTGGATTACTTTTAGACATATTTTTGCATCGAAAGCGTTTTTTCTTAGGTAAAATAAGTATAGAGTAGAAATAGAATAATCACAACAAAAAGGCTTGACAGGACATAAAGTTGCCGAGTATCTTTTAACTCTATAATTTTAGGGA of the Chlamydiales bacterium STE3 genome contains:
- a CDS encoding putative RNase BN, tRNA processing enzyme (Product derived from UniProtKB/Trembl:Q6MCS7;Gene name derived from UniProtKB/Trembl:Q6MCS7), with protein sequence MNKVINANSMIRNFFYRFFSSLRAAGAGFISDNCYGKASALSYYTLLAIVPVLAVAFGVAKGFGFEKILEEQLRENFYQQPDFAQKMIDFANSTLDHAHGSLIAGIGVITLFWTSFGLLGNLENVLNEIWKIGAMRPWERRIPDYLAVLILTPIIFVASSSLTIFIVAKVVKYTSDIGFYDRVRPVIYLGYYAIIFCLSWILFSLVYYFMTNKNIPLTSSLVAGVVSGTLFQIVQWTYIHFQVYVTSYNAIYGSFAAIPLFLIWLQLSWMITLIGGEISYHFSTTGYLNTSDKQPANEVEIALYLCMVCAENVQKGLFPAQLESIANDLQMPLHPLQSIADKLVQAKLLYAIQNRENEILYQLAKSLSEICLSSVYQAIIAKEIHSWAVQKVPRLLAAKYYFLQYQQGETRTSPNPCLSEIVHTQS
- a CDS encoding putative membrane protein (Product derived from UniProtKB/Trembl:D6YWM9) is translated as MLKFRASTLIAFSGLVWFGAGLYLLTLGLNFLLESDNLANSGQQVGPLLSLLSPIATYDQGTLLIVTLGLAIGFIKGKFIFAKTVRQTVERIVSFRPPIPLTKMYSIKYCMLLAGMMLLGMTFKFLGFSYDVRGLIDVAIGSALINGSMLYFRQVLITKNQEAGSYL
- a CDS encoding Ribosomal RNA large subunit methyltransferase H (Product derived from UniProtKB/Swiss-Prot:Q6MAG7;Gene name derived from UniProtKB/Swiss-Prot:Q6MAG7;EC number derived from UniProtKB/Swiss-Prot:Q6MAG7), coding for MLKIRILSIGKTKEKWLEDALQEYLKRLSPVLTIDFLLFKNDTQLEIQASKENVLICLDPQGRLLSSEEFSQVLITSLERGGSKLSFVIGGAEGLPESLKKHPLISFSRMTFTHQICRLILVEQIYRAIELQKGSRYHK
- a CDS encoding SsrA-binding protein (Product derived from UniProtKB/Swiss-Prot:Q6MAG8;Gene name derived from UniProtKB/Swiss-Prot:Q6MAG8), whose amino-acid sequence is MSKSNPELVSNKKASFNYDILETLEAGLVLKGTEIKSLRDHGGNLQDAWIRVEGTEAWLVASSIAPYRFGNIYNHEERRERKLLLHKRELNQLHSAQQGKGYSLIPLSLYLKNGRVKAKIAIAKGKKTFDKRQSIQDREEKRHLDRARKQSFE